In Acidiphilium acidophilum, one genomic interval encodes:
- a CDS encoding FAS1-like dehydratase domain-containing protein yields MDRNEDAINSDLAALTGRTALVRDTVSAHRIAALAATLDTDPPSDGTVPPLWHWVLFQDWPKWSTLGPDGHAARGEFMPAIAGMERRMWAGSAITFHRSLRIGEAVERRSTIAGATLKRGRTGLLAFIQLRHEIGPTGEIAITELQDVVYRAADDPAISAATPEPIPQAARTRSVMPDALTLFRYSAVTGNSHRIHYDYEYVTGTEHYPGLVVQGALQATWLADFARTCRGSAPIGHFEFRARRAVFQGRPVTLTALDTPDGLDLALRDSSDAICMVGRAR; encoded by the coding sequence ATGGACCGAAACGAAGATGCGATCAATTCCGACCTCGCCGCCCTGACGGGTCGCACCGCACTGGTGCGCGATACCGTCTCCGCCCACCGGATCGCGGCCCTCGCCGCGACGCTCGACACCGATCCACCGTCCGATGGCACGGTGCCGCCGCTCTGGCACTGGGTCCTGTTCCAGGACTGGCCGAAATGGAGCACCCTCGGCCCCGACGGCCATGCCGCTCGCGGCGAGTTCATGCCCGCGATCGCGGGGATGGAACGGCGGATGTGGGCCGGAAGCGCGATAACCTTTCACCGCTCCCTGCGGATCGGCGAGGCGGTGGAACGCCGCTCCACTATCGCCGGTGCCACGCTGAAACGCGGCCGCACCGGCCTGCTTGCCTTCATCCAGCTACGCCACGAAATCGGTCCGACCGGCGAAATCGCGATCACCGAATTACAGGACGTGGTCTACCGCGCCGCCGATGACCCCGCCATCAGCGCCGCCACGCCCGAGCCCATCCCCCAAGCTGCCCGCACCCGCAGCGTCATGCCGGATGCGCTGACCCTGTTCCGCTACTCCGCGGTCACCGGCAACAGCCACCGCATTCATTACGATTACGAATATGTCACCGGCACCGAACATTATCCCGGCCTCGTGGTTCAGGGCGCCCTCCAGGCGACCTGGCTGGCCGATTTCGCCCGAACCTGCCGGGGCAGCGCCCCGATCGGGCATTTCGAATTCCGCGCCCGCCGCGCGGTGTTTCAGGGCCGGCCCGTAACCCTCACCGCTCTCGACACCCCGGACGGCCTCGATCTCGCCCTGCGCGACAGCAGCGATGCGATCTGCATGGTCGGCCGGGCGCGCTGA
- a CDS encoding DUF445 domain-containing protein encodes MASPTTAPDPDAPLRRSLARHRAFATGLLVLMAALAVFAYWLPPTLGALFLRDAAKAGVIGGIADWFAVTALFRHPLGLPIPHTAILPAQKERLGAALGRFVANHVFTEADVARFLEGLDIPDLLGRFLADPALAQPMAETLAGSLPRLLQSVEDGRARKLVGRLLPRIAGGPAAGRVVARALASLVQSGRHQEVFSFILEQLRAMLQTREAELKTIVRERVREQGGMLVGWAVGANIAAKVVTALNTELDRVGPDGSELRAAFDEWVGREITRLTEDPARAAELGAALRTVVTHESMRAWGADIWARLRDAIADDAMRPGGHSVALIHNALANLGGMLRDDPSTRARISAAAGAVVARLLPAAQVEIAGFIGRVVGNWDAATITDKLELRVGKDLQFIRVNGTLVGFLIGGVLFLLLHFGFHQQG; translated from the coding sequence ATGGCTTCACCGACGACCGCTCCCGATCCCGATGCACCGCTTCGCCGGTCGCTCGCCCGTCACCGTGCATTCGCGACCGGATTGCTGGTGCTCATGGCCGCTTTGGCGGTCTTTGCGTACTGGCTCCCCCCGACTTTGGGAGCGTTGTTTCTGCGCGATGCGGCGAAGGCCGGGGTGATCGGCGGGATCGCCGACTGGTTCGCAGTGACCGCGCTGTTCCGCCACCCGCTCGGCTTGCCGATCCCGCATACTGCGATCCTGCCCGCGCAGAAGGAGCGTCTGGGTGCCGCGCTCGGGCGGTTCGTTGCCAATCATGTGTTTACCGAGGCGGATGTCGCGCGGTTTCTGGAGGGGCTCGATATTCCCGATCTGCTCGGGCGGTTTCTGGCGGACCCGGCACTCGCCCAGCCGATGGCGGAAACGCTGGCGGGGTCGCTGCCGCGATTGTTGCAATCGGTCGAGGATGGCCGGGCGCGCAAGCTGGTCGGGCGGTTGCTGCCCCGGATTGCCGGGGGGCCGGCGGCAGGGCGGGTGGTGGCGCGGGCGCTGGCCTCGCTGGTGCAGAGCGGGCGGCATCAGGAGGTGTTTTCGTTCATACTCGAACAACTTCGCGCGATGTTGCAGACCCGCGAGGCGGAACTCAAGACCATCGTGCGCGAGCGGGTGCGCGAGCAGGGGGGGATGCTGGTCGGCTGGGCGGTGGGGGCGAATATCGCGGCGAAGGTGGTGACCGCGCTGAACACCGAGCTGGATCGGGTGGGGCCGGATGGGTCGGAATTGCGGGCGGCGTTCGATGAATGGGTGGGGCGCGAGATCACCCGGCTGACCGAGGACCCGGCGCGGGCCGCCGAGCTCGGGGCGGCGCTGCGGACGGTGGTGACCCATGAGAGCATGCGGGCCTGGGGGGCGGATATCTGGGCGCGGCTGCGCGATGCGATCGCGGATGATGCGATGCGACCGGGGGGGCACAGTGTCGCGCTGATCCATAACGCGCTGGCCAATCTCGGAGGGATGTTGCGCGATGATCCTTCGACCCGGGCGCGGATTTCGGCGGCGGCGGGGGCGGTGGTCGCGCGGCTGCTGCCGGCGGCGCAGGTGGAGATTGCCGGGTTCATCGGGCGGGTGGTCGGCAACTGGGATGCCGCGACGATCACCGACAAGCTGGAATTGCGGGTGGGCAAGGATTTGCAGTTCATCCGGGTCAACGGGACGCTGGTTGG